From Mycobacterium lacus, one genomic window encodes:
- a CDS encoding SRPBCC family protein, protein MIVSRISMEGHMRYVLEESVHAPAARVWELLVDVAGWPTWTNSMREITRLDEGPLAVGSPSRVTQPKGRPMVWTVTKLEPMREFTWAAKQPGLSLEAVHRIDAAGDGVRTTLEFVATGPLAWLVSLVAGSRIRSYVEMESAGLKRAAERG, encoded by the coding sequence GTGATCGTCTCAAGGATCTCGATGGAGGGGCACATGCGATACGTGCTCGAGGAAAGCGTTCACGCACCCGCCGCCCGAGTGTGGGAGCTGCTAGTTGACGTAGCAGGCTGGCCGACCTGGACGAACTCGATGCGGGAGATTACGCGTCTGGATGAGGGTCCGCTGGCGGTGGGCAGCCCATCCCGGGTGACCCAGCCGAAAGGTCGACCAATGGTGTGGACGGTCACCAAACTCGAGCCGATGCGCGAATTCACCTGGGCGGCAAAGCAACCGGGGCTTTCTCTGGAGGCGGTGCATCGGATCGACGCAGCCGGGGATGGCGTGCGGACCACCCTGGAGTTCGTCGCGACCGGCCCGTTGGCGTGGTTGGTGAGCCTGGTCGCGGGGTCCCGGATCCGCTCATACGTCGAAATGGAAAGCGCCGGTCTGAAGCGGGCCGCGGAGCGCGGTTAG
- a CDS encoding MinD/ParA family ATP-binding protein: MSERDEFLRDRVRPVHPDAPRPHPPRVPTAPPRPQPDLPPPAAAPLPPPRSAAVPAPGPWAGPAVAPARPRRQPLADRGWRRILGVATLSLVKLGPSAAQRQRAQLEAAMRTVLHGTHKVGVLGKGGVGKTSIAASVGSIIAELRQQDRVVAIDADTAFGRLSSRIDPRATGSFWELTADKNLRSFADVTARVGRNAAGLYVLGGEPVSGPRRVLDPAIYREAASRLDRHFTISVIDCGSTMDAAVTQEVLRDLDALIVVSSPWADGASAAARTMEWLADRRLTDLLQRSVVVLNDSDGHADKRTRTLLAREFIDHGQRVIEVPFDPHLRPGGVIDVSHEMASATRLKFLQIAATIIGYFASRPHRFALTALRGPLQTGAFHFDV, encoded by the coding sequence ATGAGCGAGCGTGACGAATTCCTGCGGGACCGAGTGCGGCCCGTCCACCCCGACGCCCCTCGCCCGCACCCGCCGCGCGTGCCGACAGCCCCGCCACGCCCACAGCCGGACTTGCCACCGCCGGCGGCGGCGCCCCTTCCCCCGCCGCGGTCCGCGGCCGTACCCGCACCCGGTCCCTGGGCCGGCCCCGCCGTCGCACCAGCACGCCCGCGCCGGCAACCACTCGCCGATCGTGGTTGGCGACGCATCCTCGGCGTGGCCACCCTAAGCCTCGTCAAGCTGGGTCCGTCCGCCGCGCAACGCCAGCGTGCCCAGCTCGAAGCAGCCATGCGGACCGTCCTGCACGGCACCCACAAGGTCGGCGTGCTGGGCAAGGGCGGTGTCGGAAAGACATCGATCGCCGCCAGCGTCGGATCGATCATTGCCGAACTGCGCCAGCAGGACCGCGTGGTGGCGATCGACGCCGACACCGCGTTCGGGCGGCTGAGCAGCCGAATCGATCCTCGGGCAACCGGCTCGTTCTGGGAGCTGACCGCCGATAAGAACCTGCGGTCCTTCGCCGATGTGACGGCGCGCGTGGGCCGCAACGCCGCCGGGCTCTACGTCCTGGGTGGCGAGCCGGTGTCCGGCCCACGCCGGGTGCTCGATCCGGCGATCTACCGCGAAGCCGCGTCACGGCTGGATCGCCATTTCACGATCTCGGTCATCGACTGCGGGTCGACGATGGACGCAGCGGTCACCCAGGAAGTCCTACGCGATCTCGACGCGCTGATCGTGGTGTCCTCGCCATGGGCGGATGGCGCCTCGGCTGCCGCCAGGACCATGGAGTGGCTGGCTGATCGCCGCCTGACGGATTTGTTGCAGCGCAGCGTCGTGGTGCTCAACGATTCCGACGGACACGCCGACAAGCGCACGCGAACGTTGCTGGCCCGCGAGTTCATCGATCACGGACAACGGGTGATCGAGGTGCCATTCGATCCACATCTACGGCCCGGCGGGGTTATCGATGTGAGCCACGAGATGGCCTCGGCGACACGGCTCAAGTTCTTGCAGATCGCGGCCACGATCATCGGATACTTCGCCTCGCGGCCCCACCGATTCGCGCTAACCGCGCTCCGCGGCCCGCTTCAGACCGGCGCTTTCCATTTCGACGTATGA
- a CDS encoding WhiB family transcriptional regulator: protein MNATTLYEVPLGVCTQDPDRWTETPDDEAKTLCRACPRRWMCARDAVESPNAEGLWAGVVIPESGRARAFALGQLRSLAERNGYPVRERRVAAQSA, encoded by the coding sequence ATGAACGCAACGACTCTGTACGAGGTCCCGCTGGGCGTTTGCACGCAAGACCCCGATCGTTGGACGGAGACTCCCGACGACGAGGCCAAGACGCTGTGCCGGGCTTGCCCGCGCCGGTGGATGTGTGCCCGAGACGCGGTCGAGTCGCCGAATGCGGAGGGGCTGTGGGCAGGTGTGGTGATACCTGAGTCGGGCCGGGCGCGGGCGTTCGCATTGGGTCAACTGCGCTCGCTGGCCGAGCGCAACGGGTACCCCGTTCGCGAACGCCGCGTGGCCGCCCAATCGGCCTAA
- a CDS encoding glutamate synthase subunit beta, giving the protein MADPAGFLKYTHRVLPKRRPVPLRLRDWNEVYQEFNDETVRQQATRCMDCGIPFCHNGCPLGNLIPEWNDLVRRGRWRDAIERLHATNNFPDFTGRLCPAPCEPACVLGINQDPVTIKQIELEIIDRAFDEGWVRPLPPSKLTGKTVAVVGSGPAGLAAAQQLTRAGHTVTVFERDDRIGGLLRYGIPEFKMEKRHLDRRLDQMRAEGTQFRPGVNVGVDITAEQLRADFDGVVLAGGATAWRELPIPGRELAGIHQAMEFLPWANRVQEGDDVLGPDGQPPITAKGKKVVIIGGGDTGADCLGTVHRQGAISVHQFEIMPRPPDARAESTPWPTYPLMYRVSAAHEEGGERVFSVNTEEFIGQDGHVRGLKAHEVTMCDGKFVKVEGSDFELEADLVLLAMGFVGPERAGLLTDLGVKLTDRGNVARGENFDTSVPGVFVAGDMGRGQSLIVWAIAEGRAAAAGVDRYLMGSSALPVPVKPTAVPLQ; this is encoded by the coding sequence ATGGCTGATCCCGCCGGCTTCCTCAAGTACACGCACCGGGTCTTGCCGAAGCGACGGCCCGTACCGCTGCGGCTGCGCGACTGGAATGAGGTCTACCAGGAATTCAACGACGAGACCGTGCGCCAGCAGGCGACCCGGTGTATGGACTGCGGCATTCCCTTCTGCCACAACGGATGTCCGCTGGGCAACTTGATCCCGGAATGGAACGACCTGGTGCGGCGGGGCCGTTGGCGCGACGCGATCGAACGGCTGCACGCCACCAACAACTTCCCCGACTTCACGGGGCGGCTCTGTCCCGCGCCGTGCGAGCCGGCGTGTGTGCTTGGAATCAACCAGGATCCGGTGACGATCAAGCAAATCGAACTGGAGATCATCGACAGGGCATTCGACGAGGGCTGGGTGCGGCCGCTGCCGCCGTCGAAGCTGACCGGGAAGACCGTGGCCGTGGTGGGTTCGGGACCGGCTGGCCTGGCGGCCGCCCAACAACTCACCCGCGCCGGTCATACCGTGACCGTGTTCGAGCGCGACGACCGCATCGGTGGGCTGCTGCGCTACGGCATCCCCGAATTCAAGATGGAAAAGCGCCACCTCGACCGGCGGCTCGACCAAATGCGGGCCGAGGGAACGCAATTCCGACCGGGCGTCAACGTCGGAGTTGACATCACCGCCGAACAGCTGCGTGCCGATTTCGATGGGGTCGTGCTGGCCGGGGGCGCAACCGCCTGGCGCGAGCTGCCCATTCCCGGTCGGGAGTTGGCAGGCATCCACCAGGCCATGGAGTTTTTGCCGTGGGCCAACCGGGTGCAGGAGGGAGACGACGTTCTGGGGCCCGACGGGCAGCCGCCGATTACCGCCAAGGGCAAGAAGGTCGTCATCATCGGCGGCGGGGACACCGGCGCCGACTGCCTGGGCACCGTGCACCGCCAAGGTGCGATCAGCGTGCACCAGTTCGAGATCATGCCGCGTCCGCCCGACGCCCGCGCCGAATCGACCCCGTGGCCGACCTATCCGCTGATGTATCGGGTGTCGGCGGCGCACGAGGAAGGCGGCGAGCGGGTATTCTCGGTCAACACCGAGGAGTTCATCGGCCAGGACGGGCACGTGCGAGGGCTCAAGGCGCACGAAGTGACCATGTGCGATGGCAAGTTCGTGAAGGTCGAGGGCTCCGATTTCGAGCTCGAGGCCGATCTGGTGTTGCTGGCAATGGGATTCGTCGGCCCGGAAAGGGCTGGCCTGCTGACCGACCTCGGGGTAAAGCTCACCGACCGCGGTAATGTCGCCAGGGGCGAGAACTTCGACACCTCGGTCCCGGGTGTGTTCGTTGCCGGCGACATGGGTCGTGGCCAGTCGTTGATCGTCTGGGCGATTGCCGAGGGCAGGGCCGCCGCCGCGGGTGTGGACCGCTATCTGATGGGTTCCAGTGCCCTGCCGGTGCCTGTCAAGCCGACGGCGGTACCCCTTCAATAA
- a CDS encoding FHA domain-containing protein, with amino-acid sequence MSKAESSADPAPLVVHGGDASHAIDRRWRVVDSSPSGKFVDGRRTSAVTVSEKPIVRFGDPTGGKALTFEIVRPSSSPEPRPTEQQEQLPAEGSGESPSSEPDPGVVRAGAAAAARRRELDISQRSLAADGIINAGALIAFEKGRSWPRERTRAKLEEVLQWPVGTIARIRRGEALIPQEAPQGAPQAVPHANPPTNPEAAPDTPPAPDGPASLIAQAVAAAVDTCSLAIAALPPPEDGEFTERAAPILADLRQLEGIAVQATRISRITPELIKALGAVRRHHDELMRLGATAPGATLAQRLYAARRRANLSAAETAQAAGVTEEMIVRAEAEEALPATATEAIEALISQIN; translated from the coding sequence ATGTCCAAAGCCGAGTCGAGTGCCGATCCAGCCCCGCTGGTCGTGCACGGCGGCGACGCATCGCATGCGATCGATAGACGGTGGCGGGTCGTTGACAGCAGCCCGAGCGGTAAGTTCGTCGACGGACGACGCACAAGCGCTGTGACCGTCAGCGAAAAGCCGATTGTCCGGTTCGGCGATCCCACTGGAGGCAAGGCGTTGACCTTCGAAATCGTCAGGCCATCGAGTTCGCCTGAACCGCGCCCCACTGAACAACAAGAACAACTACCGGCGGAAGGCTCCGGCGAGTCCCCCTCCAGCGAGCCTGACCCCGGCGTGGTGCGCGCCGGGGCGGCCGCCGCGGCGCGCCGTCGTGAGCTCGACATCAGTCAGCGCAGCCTGGCAGCCGACGGAATCATCAATGCGGGCGCGCTCATCGCCTTCGAAAAGGGCCGCAGTTGGCCCCGCGAACGAACCCGGGCCAAGCTCGAAGAAGTACTGCAGTGGCCCGTCGGGACCATCGCGCGCATCCGCCGCGGTGAGGCCCTCATACCCCAAGAAGCCCCCCAAGGAGCCCCCCAAGCGGTTCCCCACGCCAACCCTCCGACAAACCCCGAGGCGGCCCCGGACACACCACCTGCCCCCGACGGCCCGGCGTCGTTGATCGCGCAGGCGGTGGCGGCCGCTGTCGATACCTGCAGCCTGGCCATCGCCGCATTGCCGCCGCCCGAGGATGGGGAGTTCACCGAGCGGGCGGCGCCAATCCTGGCCGATTTGCGTCAACTCGAGGGGATCGCGGTACAAGCGACCCGCATCAGCCGGATTACTCCGGAACTGATCAAAGCGCTGGGCGCGGTGCGCCGCCACCACGACGAATTAATGAGGCTCGGAGCAACCGCCCCGGGTGCAACGCTGGCGCAGCGCTTATATGCCGCTCGCCGGCGGGCGAACCTTTCCGCCGCCGAGACTGCACAAGCGGCCGGAGTGACAGAAGAAATGATCGTCCGCGCGGAAGCCGAGGAAGCTTTACCCGCGACCGCCACCGAAGCGATCGAAGCGCTTATCAGTCAGATCAATTGA
- the gltB gene encoding glutamate synthase large subunit — MTPKRSGSQGLYNPAFEHDSCGVAMVVDMHGRRSRDIVDKAITALLNLEHRGAQGAEPRSGDGAGILIQVPDAFLRAVVEFELPPAGSYATGIAFLPQSSKDAAAACAAVEKIAEAEGLQVLGWRSVPTDDSSLGALSRDAMPTFRQVFMAGASGMALERRAYVVRKRAEHELGTKGPGQDGPGRETVYFPSLSGQTLIYKGMLTTPQLKAFYLDLQDERLTSALGIVHSRFSTNTFPSWPLAHPFRRIAHNGEINTVTGNENWMRAREALIKTDIFGTEADVEKLFPICTPGASDTARFDEVLELLHLGGRSLAHAVLMMIPEAWERHESMDPARRAFYQYHASLMEPWDGPASMTFTDGTVVGAVLDRNGLRPSRIWVTDDGLVVMASEAGVLDLDPSKVVRRMRLQPGRMFLVDTAQGRIVSDEEIKAELAAEHPYQEWLDKGLVPIEKLPAGKYVRMPHRRLVMRQLAFGYTYEELNLLVAPMVRNGAEPIGSMGTDTPIAVLSQRPRMLYDYFHQLFAQVTNPPLDAIREEVVTSLQGTTGGERDLLNPDENSCHQIVLQQPILRNYELAKLVNLDPNDEVNGRPHGMRSKVIRCLYPVAEGGAGLAAALTEVRAQASAAVADGVRIIILSDRESDEQLAPIPSLLAVAAVHHHLVRERTRTHVGLVVESGDAREVHHMAMLVGCGAAAINPYLVFESIEDMLDRGVLDGAGDGIDRKTALNNYIKAAGKGVLKVMSKMGISTLASYTGAQLFQAVGVCQEVLDEYFTGLTCPTGGITLDDIAADVAARHRLAYLDRPDERAHRELEVGGEYQWRREGEYHLFNPETVFKLQHATRTGQYKIFKEYTRLVDDQSERTASLRGLLKFRAGVRPPVPLEEVEPASEIVKRFSTGAMSYGSISAEAHETLAIAMNRLGGRSNCGEGGEDAKRFERDPNGDWRRSAIKQVASARFGVTSHYLTNCTDIQIKMAQGAKPGEGGQLPGHKVYPWVAEVRHSTPGVGLISPPPHHDIYSIEDLAQLIHDLKNANPSARVHVKLVSENGVGTVAAGVSKAHADVVLISGHDGGTGATPLTSMKHAGAPWELGLAETQQTLLLNGLRDRIVVQVDGQLKTGRDVMIAALLGAEEFGFATAPLVVAGCIMMRVCHLDTCPVGVATQNPVLRERFTGKPEFVENFFMFIAEEVREYMAQLGFRTLNEAVGQAGALDTTLARAHWKAHKLDLTPVLHEPESAFMNQDLYCSSRQDHGLDKALDQQLIVMSREALDSGSPVRFSTTISNVNRTVGTMLGHEVTKAYGGQGLPDGTIDITFEGSAGNSFGAFVPRGITLRVYGDANDYVGKGLSGGRIVVRPSDNAPQDYVAEENIIGGNVILFGATSGEVYLRGVVGERFAVRNSGAHAVVEGVGDHGCEYMTGGRVVILGRTGRNFAAGMSGGVAYVYDPNGELPSNLNAEMVELETLDDDDADWLLGTIQAHVDATDSTVGQRILADWHGQQRHFVKVMPRDYKRVLQAIALAERDGADVDKAIMAAAHG, encoded by the coding sequence ATGACGCCCAAGCGCTCGGGCTCCCAAGGGCTGTATAACCCCGCGTTCGAGCATGACTCGTGTGGGGTCGCCATGGTCGTCGACATGCACGGCAGGCGTAGCCGCGACATTGTGGACAAAGCGATCACCGCGCTGCTCAACCTCGAACATCGTGGTGCCCAGGGAGCCGAGCCGCGCAGCGGTGACGGCGCGGGCATCCTGATTCAGGTCCCAGACGCGTTCCTGCGCGCGGTCGTGGAATTCGAGCTACCCCCCGCCGGCAGCTATGCCACCGGCATCGCGTTCTTGCCACAGTCGTCCAAAGACGCCGCGGCGGCCTGTGCGGCCGTGGAGAAGATCGCCGAGGCCGAGGGCCTGCAAGTGCTGGGCTGGCGAAGCGTGCCCACCGACGACTCGTCGCTGGGCGCGCTGTCACGTGACGCGATGCCGACCTTCCGGCAGGTGTTCATGGCGGGCGCGTCGGGCATGGCCCTGGAGCGTCGCGCCTACGTGGTCCGCAAGCGCGCGGAGCACGAACTCGGCACCAAGGGCCCTGGCCAGGATGGGCCGGGCCGCGAAACCGTGTACTTCCCCAGCCTTTCCGGCCAGACGCTCATCTACAAGGGCATGCTGACCACCCCGCAACTCAAGGCGTTCTACCTCGACCTGCAGGACGAGCGGCTCACCAGCGCGCTGGGCATCGTGCATTCCCGGTTCTCCACCAACACCTTCCCGTCCTGGCCGCTGGCGCATCCCTTCCGGCGCATCGCCCACAACGGGGAGATCAACACCGTCACCGGCAACGAGAACTGGATGCGGGCCCGTGAGGCGTTGATCAAGACCGACATCTTCGGGACGGAAGCTGACGTCGAAAAACTGTTCCCGATCTGCACACCGGGTGCCTCCGACACGGCGCGCTTCGACGAGGTGCTCGAACTGCTGCACCTGGGCGGACGCAGCCTGGCCCATGCGGTGCTGATGATGATCCCCGAGGCCTGGGAACGCCACGAGTCGATGGACCCCGCGCGCCGGGCGTTTTACCAGTACCACGCGTCGCTGATGGAGCCGTGGGATGGCCCGGCATCGATGACGTTCACCGACGGCACCGTCGTGGGCGCCGTGCTGGACCGCAATGGCCTGCGCCCGTCCCGGATTTGGGTTACCGACGACGGGCTGGTGGTCATGGCTTCGGAGGCCGGTGTGCTGGATCTGGATCCGTCGAAGGTGGTGCGGCGAATGCGGCTGCAGCCAGGCCGAATGTTCTTGGTGGATACCGCCCAGGGCCGCATCGTCTCGGACGAAGAGATCAAGGCTGAGCTGGCGGCCGAACACCCCTATCAAGAGTGGCTCGACAAGGGCCTCGTTCCGATCGAGAAGCTGCCGGCGGGCAAGTACGTGCGCATGCCCCACCGTCGACTCGTCATGCGGCAGTTGGCATTTGGGTACACTTACGAGGAACTCAACCTGCTGGTGGCGCCGATGGTCCGCAACGGCGCCGAGCCGATCGGATCGATGGGTACCGACACCCCCATCGCGGTGCTCTCGCAGCGCCCCCGCATGCTCTACGACTACTTCCACCAGCTCTTCGCGCAGGTGACCAACCCGCCACTGGACGCCATCCGCGAAGAGGTGGTAACCAGCTTGCAGGGCACCACCGGGGGAGAGCGTGACCTGCTCAACCCGGACGAGAACTCCTGCCACCAGATCGTGTTGCAACAGCCGATACTGCGTAACTACGAGCTGGCCAAGCTGGTCAACCTGGACCCCAACGACGAGGTCAACGGGCGCCCACACGGCATGCGATCCAAGGTGATTCGCTGCCTATATCCGGTCGCCGAGGGCGGCGCCGGGCTGGCCGCCGCATTGACCGAGGTACGCGCGCAGGCGTCGGCAGCGGTCGCCGACGGCGTGCGGATCATCATTTTGTCCGACCGCGAGTCCGACGAGCAGCTGGCTCCCATCCCGTCGCTGCTCGCCGTCGCGGCGGTGCACCACCACCTGGTTCGCGAACGCACTCGCACCCATGTGGGTCTGGTGGTCGAATCCGGTGATGCCCGCGAGGTGCACCACATGGCGATGTTGGTCGGTTGCGGGGCGGCTGCGATCAACCCCTACCTGGTGTTCGAGTCGATCGAGGACATGCTCGATCGGGGGGTGTTGGACGGCGCCGGGGACGGTATCGACCGCAAGACGGCGTTGAACAACTACATCAAGGCCGCCGGCAAAGGTGTGCTGAAAGTGATGTCCAAGATGGGCATTTCAACGCTGGCCTCCTACACCGGTGCGCAACTGTTCCAGGCGGTCGGCGTCTGTCAGGAGGTGCTCGACGAATACTTCACCGGGCTTACCTGTCCGACCGGTGGCATCACCCTGGACGACATCGCCGCCGATGTCGCCGCCCGCCACAGGCTGGCGTACCTGGACCGTCCGGACGAGCGCGCGCACCGCGAACTCGAGGTGGGTGGGGAATACCAGTGGCGCCGGGAGGGCGAGTATCACCTGTTCAACCCGGAGACCGTGTTCAAGCTGCAGCACGCCACGCGCACCGGGCAATACAAGATATTCAAGGAATACACCCGTCTGGTCGACGACCAGAGCGAGCGGACGGCATCCCTGCGTGGTCTGCTCAAGTTCCGTGCGGGCGTGCGCCCCCCGGTTCCGCTGGAGGAGGTCGAGCCCGCGAGCGAGATCGTCAAGCGGTTCTCGACGGGGGCGATGAGCTACGGCTCGATCTCCGCGGAGGCGCACGAGACGCTGGCCATTGCGATGAACCGCCTTGGTGGCCGGTCAAACTGCGGTGAGGGCGGCGAGGACGCCAAGCGATTCGAGCGCGATCCCAACGGGGATTGGCGACGCAGCGCGATCAAGCAGGTCGCGTCCGCCCGGTTCGGGGTCACCTCGCACTACCTGACCAACTGCACCGACATCCAGATCAAGATGGCCCAGGGCGCGAAACCCGGTGAGGGGGGCCAACTTCCGGGACACAAGGTGTACCCGTGGGTTGCCGAGGTCCGTCACTCCACACCCGGTGTCGGCCTGATCTCGCCGCCGCCGCACCACGACATCTACTCCATCGAGGACCTCGCGCAGCTGATCCATGACCTGAAGAATGCCAACCCATCCGCGCGGGTGCATGTCAAGCTGGTCTCCGAGAACGGGGTAGGGACGGTCGCGGCTGGAGTTTCCAAAGCGCACGCCGACGTGGTCCTGATCTCGGGACATGACGGCGGCACCGGCGCGACCCCGTTGACGTCGATGAAGCACGCTGGCGCCCCGTGGGAGTTGGGGCTCGCCGAAACGCAGCAGACGTTGCTGCTCAACGGGTTACGCGATCGGATCGTGGTTCAGGTGGACGGCCAGCTCAAGACGGGCCGCGACGTGATGATCGCCGCGCTGCTGGGCGCCGAGGAGTTCGGCTTCGCCACAGCACCGTTGGTGGTGGCCGGCTGCATCATGATGCGCGTCTGCCATCTTGACACCTGCCCGGTCGGCGTGGCGACGCAGAACCCAGTGCTGCGGGAGCGGTTCACCGGTAAGCCCGAATTCGTGGAGAACTTCTTCATGTTCATCGCCGAGGAAGTCCGGGAATACATGGCGCAGTTGGGCTTCCGGACCCTCAACGAGGCCGTCGGCCAGGCGGGAGCGCTGGACACCACGCTCGCACGGGCGCACTGGAAGGCGCACAAGCTGGACCTGACGCCGGTGCTACACGAGCCGGAGTCGGCGTTCATGAATCAGGACCTCTACTGTAGCTCCCGCCAGGATCACGGCCTGGACAAGGCGCTTGATCAGCAGCTGATCGTGATGAGCCGCGAGGCGCTGGATTCCGGTTCACCCGTCCGCTTTTCGACGACCATCAGCAATGTCAACCGCACCGTCGGCACCATGCTCGGCCACGAGGTAACGAAAGCCTATGGCGGCCAGGGTCTGCCCGACGGAACCATTGATATCACGTTCGAGGGATCGGCGGGTAACAGCTTCGGCGCCTTTGTGCCGCGGGGAATTACGCTGCGTGTCTATGGCGATGCCAACGACTACGTCGGCAAGGGCTTATCCGGCGGCCGGATTGTGGTGCGGCCATCAGACAACGCGCCGCAGGACTATGTTGCCGAGGAAAACATCATCGGCGGCAACGTGATCCTGTTCGGCGCCACCAGCGGGGAGGTTTACTTGCGCGGCGTGGTCGGTGAACGGTTCGCGGTCCGCAACTCCGGGGCCCACGCTGTGGTCGAGGGAGTGGGCGATCACGGCTGCGAGTACATGACCGGCGGGCGGGTTGTCATCCTGGGGCGGACCGGCCGTAACTTCGCCGCGGGCATGTCCGGCGGTGTGGCGTACGTGTATGACCCCAACGGCGAACTGCCGTCCAACCTCAACGCGGAGATGGTCGAACTCGAGACTCTCGACGACGATGACGCGGACTGGCTGCTCGGGACCATCCAGGCGCATGTCGATGCCACCGATTCAACTGTCGGCCAGCGCATTCTCGCTGACTGGCACGGACAGCAACGTCACTTCGTGAAGGTGATGCCGCGCGACTACAAGCGGGTGCTGCAAGCCATCGCCCTGGCCGAACGCGACGGTGCGGACGTCGACAAGGCAATCATGGCGGCGGCGCATGGCTGA